One window of Papaver somniferum cultivar HN1 chromosome 9, ASM357369v1, whole genome shotgun sequence genomic DNA carries:
- the LOC113312394 gene encoding uncharacterized protein LOC113312394 encodes MSLFQALYGYQPPHLISPIPPTTSVASVEFYLQERNVMLQLLREDLDKAQSRMKFFADKTRSDREFAVGDLVFLKLQPYMQSSVAINKNFKLSAKYFGPFKVLQRIGEVAYKLQLHVGSCIHLVFYVSQLKQHIGLKTTTMP; translated from the coding sequence ATGTCACTATTTCAGGCTCTTTATGGGTACCAACCACCTCACCTCATCTCCCCTATTCCTCCAACAACTTCAGTGGCATCTGTAGAGTTTTatcttcaagagagaaatgtcatgcTACAACTTCTCAGAGAAGACTTAGATAAGGCTCAGAGTAGGATGAAGTTTTTTGCAGATAAGACGCGCAGTGACAGAGAGTTTGCAGTGGGTGATTTAGTTTTTCTCAAGCTACAACCATACATGCAATCTTCAGTAGCTATTAACAAGAATTTCAAGTTGTCAGCTAAATACTTTGGTCCATTTAAAGTGTTGCAGCGAATTGGAGAAGTGGCTTACAAATTACAATTACATGTTGGATCTTGCATTCACCTTGTCTTCTATGTATCACAACTTAAACAACACATTGGGTTAAAAACTACTACAATGCCATAA